In Oncorhynchus gorbuscha isolate QuinsamMale2020 ecotype Even-year linkage group LG08, OgorEven_v1.0, whole genome shotgun sequence, one genomic interval encodes:
- the si:ch211-106k21.5 gene encoding trophoblast glycoprotein, producing the protein MFSQWALLLLCTLPVMTIHSEGCQCPGATILAQFPSVLPAEACCLNYSGSTFGHVRWAMLTNRTRLQLLDLSHCTITQIDLEDTETTLSPLQEVYLGHNRLTSIPGNFLSDLPSLKVLELGMNQLRELPEDFLKGSDGLQDLDLRGNLLRSLPTSVLSLRGLERLELVDNPWDCSCSLVEELDNNNTSLQGIVGNITCASPRTLAGRLVWSVAPGDVCRPPGLTALFILLPLFILLGLVLCWCCGRKRKTKEKPAFGSSKKKASHSHSPNGHHHHHRSKPPAGGGGGNYPTAGDSSRKEMLKNQLLLRPSSALLGSTRDIYEEVEIKVGSVESLSHSLPNSPPSPGSSSQTEGPELDLGGQAELDAVSVTEVMKDSADREKAYMTQTTEYYSLVPGMDLDDSDHAPDYASDQASNHASDHAEYESVDLS; encoded by the coding sequence atgttctctcAGTGGGCTCTACTGTTGCTGTGTACTCTCCCTGTGATGACCATCCACTCAGAGGGATGTCAGTGTCCAGGAGCCACCATTTTGGCCCAGTTTCCCTCTGTCCTACCCGCTGAGGCCTGCTGTCTGAACTACTCCGGCTCCACGTTCGGCCATGTTCGCTGGGCCATGCTCACCAACAGGACCAGACTACAGCTCCTGGACCTGTCTCACTGTACCATCACTCAGATAGACCTGGAGGACACAGAgaccacactctctcctctccaggagGTCTATCTGGGTCACAACAGACTGACCTCCATCCCAGGGAACTTCCTGTCAGATCTGCCCAGCCTGAAGGTGCTGGAGCTGGGCATGAACCAGCTGAGGGAGCTGCCTGAGGATTTCCTCAAGGGATCTGACGGCCTTCAGGATCTAGATCTCAGGGGCAacctcctccgttctctccccACCTCTGTGCTGTCTCTGCGGGGTCTGGAGAGGCTGGAACTGGTGGACAACCCCTGGGACTGCTCTTGCTCCCTGGTGGAGGAGctggacaacaacaacaccagCCTGCAGGGCATCGTGGGTAACATCACCTGCGCATCTCCTCGGACCCTGGCTGGGCGGCTCGTGTGGTCGGTGGCACCTGGTGACGTCTGCCGCCCACCAGGGCTCACGGCACTTTTCATCCTCCtgcccctcttcatcctcctcggCCTCGTCCTCTGCTGGTGctgtgggaggaagaggaagacgaaGGAGAAGCCAGCCTTCGGCTCCTCCAAGAAGAAGGCCTCCCACTCCCATTCACCCAAcggtcaccaccaccaccaccgatcCAAGCCCCCAGCAGGCGGAGGAGGGGGTAACTACCCCACGGCGGGGGACAGCAGCAGGAAGGAGATGTTGAAGAACCAGCTCCTCCTGCGACCCTCCTCCGCCCTTCTTGGCTCCACCAGGGACATCTATGAGGAGGTGGAGATTAAAGTAGGATCTGTGgagtccctctctcactccctccccaattcccctccctctcctgggTCCTCCTCCCAGACAGAGGGCCCCGAGCTGGACCTGGGCGGACAAGCAGAGCTGGATGCAGTGAGTGTGACGGAGGTGATGAAGGACTCAGCAGACAGGGAGAAGGCTTATATGACCCAGACCACTGAATACTACAGTCTGGTGCCAGGGATGGACCTGGACGACTCAGATCACGCCCCGGACTATGCCTCGGATCAGGCCTCGAACCATGCATCAGACCACGCAGAGTACGAGAGTGTTGACCTGTCGTGA